From the genome of Solidesulfovibrio carbinolicus, one region includes:
- a CDS encoding class I SAM-dependent methyltransferase yields the protein MRFDSLEYVTLRVLRRFFFTEKRLATWGPRLPYYRVNQGVIDPMAVARAYAEDLARLGVAIPGKRLVEIGCGATNGVGYALAGLGAASVVCQEPYARHDVGLDAKHLQHQVLAHPQVKFHTVRRSDTLTDIPDGSVDVVLSNSVLEHVRNLPALCAELARILAPGGVMLHRVDYRDHFFKYPFHFLLFSQKVWNRFLDPGDLPRWRYDDHAAALTRAGFDVSVLDYARDEDAFAAVADRLHPDFADRDPAVLSIVTATLCCLRRPGEALPPLDPSAGGPEAPRTPPYGAVAR from the coding sequence TTGCGTTTTGACAGCCTCGAATACGTGACCCTGCGCGTTTTGCGCCGGTTTTTCTTCACGGAAAAGCGTCTGGCCACCTGGGGGCCGCGTCTGCCGTACTACCGCGTAAACCAGGGCGTCATCGACCCGATGGCCGTGGCCCGGGCCTACGCCGAGGACCTGGCCCGGCTGGGCGTGGCCATCCCGGGCAAGCGCCTGGTCGAGATCGGCTGCGGCGCGACCAACGGCGTGGGCTACGCCCTGGCCGGCCTGGGCGCGGCCTCGGTGGTCTGCCAGGAGCCCTACGCCCGCCACGACGTGGGGCTGGACGCCAAACACCTGCAACACCAAGTCCTGGCCCATCCCCAGGTGAAATTCCACACCGTGCGCCGCAGCGACACCCTGACCGACATCCCCGACGGCTCCGTGGACGTGGTCCTGTCCAACTCGGTCCTGGAACATGTCCGGAACTTGCCGGCCCTTTGCGCCGAACTGGCCCGCATCCTGGCCCCGGGCGGCGTCATGCTCCACCGGGTCGATTACCGCGATCACTTTTTCAAATATCCTTTCCATTTCCTCCTTTTCTCCCAAAAGGTCTGGAACCGGTTTCTTGATCCCGGCGATCTGCCGCGCTGGCGCTACGACGACCATGCCGCCGCCCTGACCCGGGCCGGCTTCGACGTCTCGGTGCTCGACTACGCCCGCGACGAAGACGCCTTCGCCGCCGTGGCCGACCGCCTGCACCCCGATTTCGCCGACCGCGACCCGGCCGTGCTCAGTATTGTTACAGCGACGCTGTGCTGCCTCCGGCGGCCAGGGGAGGCGCTGCCTCCCCTGGACCCCTCCGCCGGGGGGCCTGAGGCCCCCCGGACCCCCCCATACGGGGCGGTCGCCCGATGA
- a CDS encoding glycosyltransferase family 4 protein, with protein sequence MTSPVNDLPPVESFGEGRAREGNPFFQKGFSSRILHLLLLNYEYPPIGGGAGNATANMARELAGLGHRVRVVTAVYGGLSRRQMVDGYELVRLPAVRRHADHCSPLEMLTFLASAGLALPLGQWDFQADACIAFFGIPCGPAAWLLKQLCGVPYIVSLRGGDVPGFQPYDLAGYHKATGPLIRFLWRGAAHVVANSQGLAALARQSAGQTPIRMIPNGVDTARFTPAESLEESGPVRLVFVGRVVHQKGLDVLLTALARLPAGVDYELTIVGDGPLRGALTEQAAALGVLSRLRFAGWAGREAMPELLRRADLFVFPSRDEGMPNAVLEAMAAGLPVIATRISGNEEVVADGETGLLVPPDDPDALAGALAGLLADAALRRRLGAAGRERVCREYSWRSVAERYAALCGSDAAET encoded by the coding sequence ATGACATCGCCTGTGAACGATCTCCCCCCCGTTGAAAGTTTTGGGGAAGGGAGAGCGCGAGAGGGAAACCCTTTTTTCCAAAAAGGGTTTTCCTCTCGCATCCTCCATCTCCTTCTCCTCAACTACGAATATCCGCCCATAGGCGGCGGGGCGGGCAACGCCACGGCCAACATGGCCCGGGAGCTGGCCGGGCTGGGGCATCGGGTGCGGGTGGTCACGGCCGTTTATGGCGGCCTGTCCCGGCGGCAGATGGTGGACGGCTACGAGCTGGTGCGGCTGCCGGCCGTGCGGCGTCATGCCGACCATTGTTCGCCCTTGGAGATGTTGACTTTTCTGGCAAGCGCCGGCCTGGCCTTGCCGCTCGGGCAGTGGGATTTTCAGGCTGACGCCTGCATCGCCTTTTTCGGCATCCCTTGCGGCCCGGCCGCCTGGCTTTTGAAGCAGCTTTGCGGCGTGCCGTACATCGTGTCCCTTCGCGGCGGCGACGTGCCGGGCTTTCAGCCCTACGATCTGGCCGGCTACCACAAGGCCACCGGGCCGCTGATCCGCTTTCTGTGGCGCGGGGCCGCCCATGTGGTGGCCAACAGCCAGGGTTTGGCCGCCCTGGCCCGGCAAAGCGCCGGGCAAACGCCCATCCGCATGATCCCCAACGGCGTGGACACGGCGCGCTTCACGCCGGCCGAGAGCCTGGAGGAGAGCGGCCCGGTCCGGCTGGTGTTCGTTGGCCGGGTGGTCCACCAAAAGGGTCTGGACGTGCTGCTTACGGCTCTGGCCCGGCTTCCGGCCGGGGTCGACTACGAATTAACCATTGTCGGCGACGGGCCGCTTCGCGGCGCGCTGACCGAGCAGGCCGCGGCCCTGGGCGTGTTATCGCGCCTGCGTTTTGCCGGCTGGGCCGGGCGCGAGGCCATGCCGGAACTGCTGCGCCGGGCCGATCTGTTCGTTTTTCCCTCGCGCGATGAAGGCATGCCCAACGCTGTGCTGGAAGCCATGGCCGCCGGCCTGCCTGTTATCGCCACGCGCATTTCGGGCAACGAGGAAGTGGTGGCCGACGGCGAGACGGGGTTGCTCGTGCCGCCGGACGATCCGGACGCCCTGGCCGGGGCCTTGGCCGGCTTGCTGGCCGACGCGGCTCTACGCCGGCGGCTGGGCGCGGCCGGCCGGGAGCGCGTGTGCCGGGAATATTCCTGGCGCTCGGTGGCCGAGCGCTACGCCGCGCTGTGCGGGTCGGATGCCGCCGAGACATAA
- the asnB gene encoding asparagine synthase (glutamine-hydrolyzing) yields the protein MCGICGFLTDQGGPENLGQVLGAMNGVLAHRGPDGQGDYLDAFPQGGGAGLAHRRLAIIDLVTGDQPLFNEDRTLAIVFNGEIYNFQELRRELEAKGHVFASRSDTEVIVHLYEELGPACAAKLRGMFALAIWDAPRRELFLARDPFGKKPLYYAAVPGGLAFGSEPKAVLAHPAVARRLDPEAVAHYLTLQHVPEPSSGFVGVASLPAGHTLLWRGGRPHIERFFHLDYQPKLAGSVDDLAAELRSRVTEAVRLRLVADVPLGAHLSGGVDSAIVTAVMAGLVDQPVRTFSIGFAEEAFSETPKARAVAERFATRHTEFVVGFDEARGAMEAVVAATDMPFADPSALASWHLCRLTRQHVTVALNGDGGDEMFAGYQRYWLDPLADAYARLPHIVTRRLVPWLAGLLPAKGDVPVEADWRAGIKRLAQATAIPRAASLVRWGSYFSPADRLALVRPEFAKAAGPADSVALYIYTAAASKADAPLDASLFADANIYLPGDLLVKADRMAMASGLEGRSPLLDSELAAFAAHLPTRLKLRGLTGKYLLRRAFADLLPPGIANQSKRGFGLPVAGWFRGPLKAFAHDLLIGGKVCREIARPEAVEALLAAHAAGQADHGKRLFALVMLELWLRRFF from the coding sequence ATGTGCGGCATTTGCGGTTTTCTCACCGACCAGGGCGGCCCGGAAAACCTCGGACAGGTGCTTGGGGCCATGAACGGCGTCCTGGCCCATCGCGGCCCGGACGGCCAGGGCGACTACCTCGACGCCTTTCCCCAGGGCGGCGGCGCGGGACTGGCCCATCGCCGGCTGGCCATCATCGACCTCGTCACCGGCGACCAGCCGCTTTTCAACGAAGACCGCACGCTTGCCATCGTCTTTAACGGCGAGATCTACAATTTTCAGGAGCTGCGCCGGGAACTCGAAGCCAAGGGCCACGTGTTTGCCAGCCGCAGCGACACCGAAGTCATCGTCCACCTGTACGAAGAACTCGGCCCGGCCTGCGCCGCGAAGCTTCGCGGCATGTTCGCCCTGGCCATCTGGGACGCGCCGCGCCGGGAACTGTTCCTGGCCCGCGATCCCTTCGGCAAAAAACCGCTGTATTACGCCGCCGTGCCCGGCGGCCTGGCTTTTGGCTCCGAGCCCAAGGCCGTGCTGGCCCATCCGGCCGTGGCCCGACGCCTTGACCCCGAGGCCGTGGCCCACTACCTGACCCTGCAGCATGTGCCCGAGCCGTCCAGCGGTTTTGTGGGCGTGGCCAGCCTGCCTGCCGGCCATACCCTGCTGTGGCGTGGCGGTCGACCTCATATCGAGCGGTTTTTCCACCTGGACTACCAGCCCAAGCTTGCCGGCTCCGTGGACGATCTGGCCGCCGAGCTTCGTAGCCGCGTCACCGAGGCCGTGCGGCTGCGTCTGGTCGCCGACGTGCCGCTGGGGGCGCATCTGTCCGGCGGCGTGGACTCGGCCATCGTCACCGCCGTCATGGCCGGCTTGGTTGATCAGCCCGTGCGCACCTTTTCCATCGGTTTCGCCGAGGAAGCCTTCAGCGAAACGCCCAAAGCCCGGGCCGTGGCCGAACGCTTCGCCACTCGCCACACCGAATTCGTGGTCGGCTTCGACGAGGCGCGAGGGGCCATGGAAGCCGTGGTCGCGGCCACGGACATGCCCTTTGCCGATCCCTCGGCCCTGGCCTCCTGGCACCTGTGCAGGCTCACGCGCCAACACGTCACCGTGGCCCTAAACGGCGACGGCGGCGACGAAATGTTCGCCGGCTACCAGCGCTACTGGCTCGATCCCCTGGCCGACGCCTACGCCCGACTGCCGCATATCGTCACGCGCCGGCTGGTCCCCTGGCTGGCCGGGCTGCTGCCGGCCAAGGGCGACGTGCCCGTGGAGGCCGACTGGCGCGCCGGCATCAAACGTCTGGCCCAGGCCACGGCTATCCCGCGCGCCGCCAGCCTCGTGCGCTGGGGATCCTATTTCTCCCCGGCCGACCGGCTGGCCCTTGTGCGCCCGGAATTCGCCAAGGCCGCCGGCCCGGCCGATTCCGTGGCCCTTTACATCTATACCGCCGCCGCGTCCAAGGCCGATGCGCCGCTGGACGCCTCGCTTTTCGCCGACGCCAACATCTACCTGCCCGGCGATCTGCTGGTCAAAGCCGACCGCATGGCCATGGCGAGCGGCCTGGAAGGCCGCTCGCCGCTGCTCGACAGCGAACTGGCCGCCTTCGCCGCCCATCTGCCCACACGCCTCAAGCTGCGGGGGCTGACCGGCAAATACCTGCTGCGCCGAGCCTTCGCCGACCTGTTGCCGCCCGGCATCGCCAACCAGTCCAAGCGCGGCTTCGGCCTGCCCGTGGCCGGCTGGTTCCGGGGGCCGCTAAAGGCCTTTGCCCACGACCTGCTCATCGGCGGCAAGGTTTGCCGGGAAATTGCCCGGCCCGAAGCCGTGGAAGCGCTGCTGGCCGCCCACGCCGCCGGCCAGGCCGACCACGGCAAACGCCTCTTCGCCCTGGTCATGCTGGAACTGTGGCTGCGACGGTTTTTTTAG
- a CDS encoding electron transfer flavoprotein subunit alpha/FixB family protein, with translation METILFISPVAADGSLPKASLEALTAAKTLAEGLGAPLAVGLFGADVAPAAAAAAACGQVYAVTGEAFAPARYATDAAAMEALAKAAGATIIVAADDSRVSRALPGVAARLGGRIDAHVTAVAAKDGKAVATRGFYRQRMTAELTRTARPWCLTVSAGCYAAYDGAPGQAAVTAVDVAVIPAMTRTTVKAIVAPSADEQTIRPDATTLFVAGAGWTKKQADGAPHTAEAGQLILGFLGASKASLGSSKSLVDMGGEGEAVLPFLTHLHQVGQTGSTPRHQKGLATCCHGEEPHVVGWRFITERRAVNLDAACGWAQGKADVLYVADAFAVMKKVNELLG, from the coding sequence ATGGAAACCATTCTCTTCATCTCTCCCGTGGCTGCTGACGGCTCCCTGCCCAAAGCCTCCCTGGAAGCCCTGACCGCCGCCAAGACCCTGGCCGAAGGCCTGGGCGCGCCCCTGGCCGTGGGCCTTTTCGGGGCCGACGTCGCCCCGGCCGCAGCGGCCGCGGCCGCCTGCGGACAGGTCTATGCCGTGACCGGCGAAGCCTTTGCCCCGGCCCGCTACGCCACCGACGCCGCCGCCATGGAAGCCCTGGCCAAGGCCGCCGGCGCGACCATCATCGTGGCCGCCGACGACTCCCGGGTCTCCCGCGCCCTGCCGGGCGTGGCCGCGCGCCTGGGCGGACGCATCGACGCCCATGTCACGGCCGTGGCCGCCAAGGACGGCAAGGCCGTGGCCACGCGCGGCTTCTACCGCCAGCGCATGACCGCCGAGCTGACCCGCACAGCCCGCCCGTGGTGCCTCACCGTCTCGGCCGGCTGCTACGCCGCCTACGACGGCGCGCCCGGCCAGGCCGCCGTCACCGCCGTGGACGTCGCCGTCATCCCGGCCATGACCCGCACCACGGTCAAAGCCATCGTCGCCCCCTCGGCCGACGAGCAGACCATCCGCCCCGACGCCACGACGCTGTTCGTTGCCGGCGCCGGCTGGACCAAGAAGCAGGCCGACGGCGCGCCCCACACGGCCGAGGCCGGCCAGCTGATTCTCGGGTTCCTGGGCGCGTCCAAGGCGTCCCTTGGCAGCAGCAAGTCGCTGGTGGACATGGGCGGCGAAGGCGAGGCCGTGCTGCCGTTCCTGACGCATCTGCATCAGGTCGGCCAGACCGGCTCCACCCCGCGCCACCAAAAGGGATTGGCCACCTGCTGCCACGGCGAAGAGCCCCATGTCGTCGGCTGGCGCTTCATCACCGAACGGCGGGCCGTCAACCTCGACGCCGCCTGCGGCTGGGCCCAGGGCAAGGCCGACGTGCTCTATGTGGCCGACGCCTTTGCCGTCATGAAGAAAGTCAACGAGTTGCTCGGCTAA
- a CDS encoding electron transfer flavoprotein subunit beta/FixA family protein has translation MFHIVVCGGIVPDPLQTLEPVKGPAGWGLKNELMLPSVLDPWASHALYEAAHLAKTVAGSKVWLVSLGPKAKLQQLMMTVAQKAPFELVVADGPASGFTDSFEVAEALHAVIAGIAGLDASKLLVFGGWQSASRGSGSTLQILGEKLGIADHFQGVDKLTVGADGSLEIMERVEGGAYQISTCSGAPAVLGWATGELPEPPNNPQVGMANMRLVMPALQKAKPAAVKADAIDYQSVTLPAQKRETRVVKDTPVDVIAQEIVDWLKN, from the coding sequence ATGTTTCATATCGTCGTATGCGGCGGCATCGTGCCTGATCCGCTGCAGACGCTGGAGCCGGTCAAGGGACCGGCCGGCTGGGGACTCAAAAACGAACTCATGCTGCCTTCGGTGCTGGACCCCTGGGCCTCCCACGCCCTGTACGAGGCGGCCCATCTGGCCAAGACCGTCGCCGGCAGCAAGGTCTGGCTGGTGTCGCTGGGTCCCAAGGCCAAGCTGCAGCAGCTCATGATGACCGTGGCCCAAAAGGCCCCCTTCGAGCTGGTGGTGGCCGACGGCCCGGCCAGCGGATTCACCGACTCCTTTGAGGTGGCCGAGGCCCTGCACGCCGTCATTGCCGGCATTGCCGGCCTGGACGCCTCCAAGCTGCTGGTGTTCGGCGGCTGGCAGTCGGCCTCCCGCGGCTCGGGCTCGACCCTGCAGATCCTGGGCGAAAAGCTCGGCATCGCCGACCATTTCCAGGGCGTGGACAAGCTCACCGTGGGCGCCGACGGCAGCCTGGAGATCATGGAGCGCGTCGAAGGCGGCGCGTACCAGATTTCCACCTGCTCCGGCGCGCCGGCCGTGCTCGGCTGGGCCACGGGCGAACTGCCCGAGCCGCCCAACAATCCGCAGGTGGGCATGGCCAACATGCGCCTTGTCATGCCGGCCCTGCAAAAGGCCAAGCCGGCCGCTGTCAAGGCCGACGCCATCGACTACCAGTCCGTGACCCTGCCGGCCCAGAAGCGCGAAACCCGCGTGGTCAAGGACACGCCCGTCGACGTCATTGCCCAGGAAATCGTCGACTGGCTGAAAAACTAA